In Gossypium arboreum isolate Shixiya-1 chromosome 6, ASM2569848v2, whole genome shotgun sequence, the following are encoded in one genomic region:
- the LOC108458159 gene encoding phosphoinositide phosphatase SAC2-like produces MAAENYSNGGPDSNPCYLQKFGLYSTCSNFYMIGRDKNQTVWRVLKIHRLDSSELTILEDPTTYSEFECFDLLRRIHDGNRSTGGLNFVTACYGIVGFLKFLGPYYMLLIKKRRKIGSICGHNIYAVTKSEMIPISNSPDQSNVAYSKNEKRYKKLLCAVDLTKDFFFSYSYNVMDSLQRNLCKNETGLGHYETMFVWNEFLTRGIRNNLNNTLWTVALVYGFFKQVKLSVSGRDFMFTLIARRSRHYAGTRYLKRGVNEKGRVANDVETEQIVFEDVPEGCPTQISSVVQNRGSIPLFWSQETSRLNLRPDIILSKKDPNYDATRLHFENLVRRYGNPIIILNLIKRCEKKPRETILRAEFANSIRFLNNSLTEEDRLRFLHWDLSRHSRKATKSVAVLSRVADYALNLTGIFYCQVTPNCRPEGLLNLSCLVQNDEKLGKDAGNDKQNSSENVKPPMFQNGVLRTNCIDCLDRTNVAQYAHGLMALGRQLHAMSFIESHTIDQNSPLVDELMTVYEEMGDTLALQYGGSAAHNKIFCQMRGQWKAATQSQEFFRTLQRYYRNAYLDAEKQRAINLFLGHFQPQQGKPALWELDSDQHYTVGSHVLNSDEYAKPSFKRSLSDGNILYGTNTSMAASNVGHLEPLSENLGATQGLSDSSSEMPTSEISYSSLIPRMSCKQLFGDMEMDHFFEGNRICFDENGDECNCTNFDMDWLSSSGNSCDDDTCDRSTTGPFSENIGVELKTEIATSSSESGSSIKGGYRTTSELTFDGIPAEFSEIFVNWVTHGDMLIPIMITSR; encoded by the exons ATGGCAGCCGAGAATTACAGTAATGGTGGACCCGACTCGAATCCTTGTTATTTGCAGAAATTCGGATTATATTCGACATGCTCG AATTTCTATATGATCGGAAGAGATAAGAACCAAACTGTTTGGAGGGTACTAAAGATTCATCGACTAGATTCATCTGAACTAACCATTCTTGAAGATCCTACAACATACTCAGAATTTGAATGCTTTGATCTGTTAAGACGGATACATGATGGAAACAGGTCCACAGGTGGACTTAATTTTGTTACAGCTTGTTATGGAATCGTTG gatttttaaaatttttggggcCTTATTACATGCTGCTGATCaagaagagaaggaagattgGTTCAATTTGTGGCCATAACATCTATGCCGTTACAAAGAGCGAGATGATTCCAATTTCTAATTCTCCTGACCAGTCCAATGTGGCTTATTCTAAGAATGAAAAGAG ATATAAGAAGCTCCTTTGCGCAGTGGATCTTACGAAAGACTTCTTTTTCAGCTACTCATACAATGTCATGGATAGTCTTCAAAGAAATTTATGTAAGAATGAGACAGGACTAGGTCACTATGAAACAATGTTTGTCTGGAATGAGTTCTTAACTCGCGGAATCCGGAATAATCTCAATAATACTCTGTGGACTGTTGCTTTGGTATATGGCTTTTTCAAGCAG GTCAAACTTTCAGTGTCTGGCAGGGACTTTATGTTTACTCTCATTGCAAGACGTTCCCGACATTATGCTGGAACAAG ATATCTGAAACGTGGTGTGAATGAGAAAGGTAGAGTAGCAAATGATGTTGAGACTGAACAAATTGTGTTTGAAGATGTTCCTGAAGGCTGCCCCACACAAATAAGTTCTGTTGTCCAGAATAGAGGCTCTATCCCACTTTTCTGGTCGCAGGAAACTTCACGTTTGAATTTGAGACCTGACATTATAT TATCAAAGAAGGATCCAAATTATGATGCCACAAGACTACATTTTGAAAATCTTGTAAGGAGATATGGAAATCCAATAATCATATTGAATTTGATAAAG AGGTGTGAGAAGAAACCTCGTGAAACTATTCTACGTGCTGAGTTTGCAAATTCCATCAGATTTCTCAATAATAGTTTAACCGAGGAGGACCGTCTGAGGTTCCTTCACTGGGACCTGAGTCGACACTCCAGAAA AGCTACAAAGTCGGTGGCAGTTCTGAGCAGAGTGGCTGATTATGCATTAAACTTAACGGGAATCTTTTACTGTCAAGTTACACCAAATTGTAGACCAGAGGGGTTGCTGAATTTATCTTGCTTAGT GCAAAATGATGAGAAATTGGGAAAGGATGCTGGTAACGATAAACAGAACTCTAGTGAGAATGTAAAACCACCCATGTTTCAAAATGGAGTCCTTAGAACGAACTGCATTGATTGTCTAGATCGAACAAATGTTGCGCAGTATGCCcatggattgatggctcttggacgcCAGCTCCATGCTATGAGCTTCATAGAATCCCATACCATTGATCAAAATAGTCCTTTGGTCGATGAATTAATGACAGTTTATGAAGAAATGGGTGACACACTTGCTCTACAGTATGGTGGGTCTGCAGCACACAACAAG ATATTTTGCCAAATGAGAGGTCAATGGAAAGCAGCAACTCAGTCCCAGGAGTTCTTTAGAACTTTGCAACGTTACTATAGGAACGCATACTTGGATGCAGAGAAGCAAAGAGCCATTAATTT GTTCTTGGGTCACTTTCAGCCACAACAAGGTAAACCAGCACTCTGGGAATTGGATTCAGACCAGCACTATACTGTTGGAAGTCATGTTCTTAATTCCGACGAGTATGCAAA GCCATCTTTCAAAAGATCACTCTCTGATGGCAACATTCTTTACGGAACTAACACTTCTATGGCTGCTTCAAATGTTGGACACCTTGAGCCTTTGTCTGAAAATTTAGGAGCTACTCAAGGTCTTTCAGACTCCTCTTCGGAGATGCCAACTTCAGAAATTTCTTACTCCAG TCTTATTCCCAGAATGTCTTGCAAGCAGCTTTTTGGAGATATGGAGATGGACCATTTTTTCGAAGGTAATCGCATATGTTTTGATGAAAATGGAGATGAATGTAACTGCACGAATTTCGATATGGACTGGCTTTCATCTTCAGGAAATTCATGTGACGATGATACATGTGACAG GTCAACAACAGGTCCATTCTCTGAAAACATTGGTGTGGAACTAAAAACCGAAATTGCAACATCTTCAAGTGAGTCTGGTTCAAGCATAAAG GGAGGGTATCGAACCACATCCGAACTCACTTTTGATGGTATCCCGGCCGAATTCTCCGAGATCTTTGTGAACTGGGTAACTCACGGAGATATGCTTATTCCGATAATGATTACTTCGAGGTAG
- the LOC108458753 gene encoding auxin-responsive protein SAUR71-like translates to MGVRGSKLIGDRAFKRVGFRPLTPKGYVPVCVGVDDDTRRFIVHRKALCDKDFLEMLCKSSEEYGFHYEGVLRIRYEANDFEEWITRKTKRKNIIRIT, encoded by the coding sequence aTGGGAGTAAGAGGGAGTAAGTTGATTGGAGACCGAGCTTTTAAGCGAGTTGGGTTTCGTCCGTTAACACCTAAAGGTTACGTTCCGGTATGCGTAGGGGTTGATGACGATACGAGACGGTTTATCGTGCACAGAAAGGCTTTATGCGATAAAGATTTCTTGGAAATGTTGTGTAAATCATCTGAGGAATATGGATTTCATTACGAAGGCGTTTTGAGGATTCGTTACGAAGCAAATGATTTTGAAGAGTGGATTACGAGAAAAACGAAACGGAAGAATATCATTCGTATCACTTGA
- the LOC108460511 gene encoding trihelix transcription factor ASIL2-like: MEEDEEIQSYPSVVATGSSSPSSPSPASNSRTTVTVAAAPPPNSPPTDEPHEHKKAIVLALPPPQKPKSNGGGREDCWSEGATEVLIDAWGERYLELSRGNLKQKHWKEVADIVSSREDYTKTPKTDIQCKNRIDTVKKKYKLEKAKVAAGGGPSKWVFFEKLDQLIGPTAKVSANTTAAVSGGGGSSSGGSADFLSKVPMGIPVGIRSSLNPFRVSQVRQQQQQQQQQEEEEKQPRMVVLKNQRKQGPVDMDSEGDDDDGDDDADSFDSLPPPPTGKRARRVVHNKSVNAGEKRRKWGNSVKELTQAILRFGEAYEQAETAKLQQVVEMEKQRMKFAKELELQRMQFFMKTQLEISQLKQGKKGVGIFNSGNHHSKANNNNKNSDSSN; this comes from the coding sequence ATGGAGGAAGACGAAGAGATCCAATCGTACCCGTCGGTTGTCGCTACCGGATCTTCATCGCCGTCGTCGCCGTCACCGGCGTCCAATAGTCGTACAACCGTAACGGTAGCCGCTGCTCCTCCTCCAAATTCGCCACCTACGGATGAGCCGCATGAGCACAAGAAGGCTATAGTGCTGGCACTTCCGCCGCCTCAGAAGCCGAAGAGCAACGGCGGTGGAAGGGAGGACTGCTGGAGCGAAGGCGCCACGGAGGTTTTGATCGACGCGTGGGGAGAGAGGTATTTGGAGCTCAGCCGTGGGAATTTAAAGCAGAAACATTGGAAAGAAGTGGCGGACATTGTGAGTAGCAGAGAGGATTATACAAAAACTCCTAAGACAGATATACAGTGTAAGAATCGAATCGATACGGTGAAGAAGAAGTATAAGTTAGAGAAAGCTAAGGTTGCCGCCGGTGGTGGACCGAGTAAATGGGTGTTTTTTGAGAAATTGGATCAACTTATAGGGCCAACAGCGAAGGTTTCTGCTAATACTACGGCGGCCGTTTCCGGTGGTGGTGGTAGTAGTAGTGGTGGAAGTGCTGACTTTTTGTCTAAAGTACCGATGGGGATTCCGGTCGGGATCCGGTCCAGTTTGAACCCATTTCGAGTTTCTCAGGTTCGACAACAACAACAACAGCAGCAacaacaagaagaagaagaaaagcaaCCAAGAATGGTTGTATTAAAGAATCAAAGGAAACAAGGTCCAGtggatatggattctgagggtgaTGATGATGACGGTGACGATGATGCAGATTCTTTCGATAGTTTACCGCCACCTCCAACCGGAAAAAGGGCAAGAAGGGTGGTTCATAATAAGAGTGTTAATGCAggtgaaaaaagaagaaaatggggGAACTCAGTTAAGGAACTGACTCAGGCGATATTACGGTTCGGTGAAGCTTACGAGCAAGCGGAGACCGCAAAGCTTCAACAAGTGGTCGAAATGGAGAAACAAAGGATGAAATTTGCTAAGGAGCTTGAGTTGCAGAGGATGCAGTTTTTCATGAAGACTCAACTAGAGATTTCACAATTGAAGCAAGGGAAAAAAGGTGTTGGAATCTTCAACTCTGGTAATCATCATAGTAAagctaataataataacaagaataGTGATAGTAGTAATTAA
- the LOC108460510 gene encoding uncharacterized protein LOC108460510 — translation MYRGRGRTTRGGRPFYRGGYSDQSSNPDYGMSEGRGRRSPNMSPWSGSRHSNHENAAVYRPRMPLPVGTGLQGQNDTLETQGTSDALSHCSSSMGLNRSVEGEKIELSLVEETESCAVSLLHHDLSHNVNISGSVDKSEPSQERNPPQSSSGIDDSNQVECQAVIEHFDICLPKIGTPVMLKPSLLVKNREKRNEIKRSAEGQIGNVLRPGMVLLKKYLSLADQVKIVRACRALGLGSGGFYQPGYRDGAKLHLKMMCLGINWDPETGNYGDLRPIDRAVPPGIPREFFQLVEKVIKDSHSLVQLKTKVSHVEHILPSMKPNICIVNFYSASGRLGLHQDKDESPESLHKGLPVISFSIGDAAEFLYGDQREVDKAEMVELESGDVLVFGGSSRLIFHGVTAIKQKTAPGSLLEETNLRPGRLNLTFREY, via the exons ATGTATCGTGGCCGCGGTCGTACCACTCGCGGCGGCCGGCCCTTCTATCGCGGAGGTTATTCCGATCAGAGTAGCAACCCC GATTATGGAATGTCCGAAGGCCGAGGAAGGCGATCTCCGAACATGTCACCGTGGAGTGGGTCAAGGCATTCTAACCATGAAAATGCTGCCGTTTATAGGCCGAGAATGCCGTTGCCTGTCGGTACTGGATTACAAGGGCAAAATGATACACTTGAAACCCAAGGCACCTCAGATGCTTTATCTCATTGCTCGAGTTCTATGGGCTTAAACCGTAGTGTAGAAGGAGAAAAGATTGAACTTTCCTTAGTTGAGGAGACCGAGAGTTGTGCTGTATCTTTACTGCATCACGATCTTTCCCACAACGTTAACATCTCCGGCTCGGTAGACAAGTCTGAACCATCCCAAGAAAGGAATCCCCCCCAAAGTAGTTCAGGTATTGATGATTCGAATCAAGTCGAGTGCCAAGCTGTGATCGAGCATTTCGACATTTGCTTGCCCAAAATCGGAACTCCCGTCATGCTTAAACCGTCTTTGCTTGTAAAGAACAGAGAAAAGAGGAACGAAATCAAACGATCGGCAGAAGGTCAAATAGGAAATGTATTGAGACCCGGGATGGTGCTTCTAAAGAAATATCTGTCTTTAGCTGATCAA GTCAAAATTGTAAGAGCCTGTCGAGCTCTGGGTTTGGGCTCAGGAGGTTTCTATCAACCAGGCTACCGTGATGGAGCGAAGTTGCATTTGAAAATGATGTGCCTTGGTATAAACTGGGATCCTGAGACAGGTAATTATGGAGATCTCCGACCAATTGACCGTGCTGTTCCCCCTGGTATTCCTCGCGAATTCTTTCAGTTAGTTGAGAAGGTGATAAAAGATTCACATTCCCTCGTACAACTAAAGACCAAGGTTAGCCATGTAGAACACATTCTCCCATCGATGAAACCAAATATCTGTATCGTGAATTTCTACTCGGCAAGCGGTCGACTGGGTCTCCATCAG GATAAGGATGAAAGTCCGGAAAGTCTACATAAAGGATTACCTGTGATATCCTTTTCCATTGGCGATGCAGCAGAATTTTTATACGGTGACCAAAGGGAAGTCGACAAGGCTGAAATGGTTGAACTTGAATCTGGTGATGTGCTTGTATTTGGTGGGAGCTCTAGACTCATCTTTCATGGCGTGACTGCAATTAAGCAAAAAACTGCACCCGGGAGTCTCTTGGAGGAAACGAATCTCCGTCCAGGTCGTTTAAATCTAACTTTTAGAGAGTATTAA
- the LOC108458449 gene encoding protein FLUORESCENT IN BLUE LIGHT, chloroplastic-like isoform X1 yields the protein MASMIIHCSCFLTPPSLFTKPQFHGKKLSSFICKVENFGSSFKDVNEPVEIHRLFRETGERHLPHLQESVGDRVSDRISLHYNEFAQHLAALEGGLQLRVPMTAFLATNIFIYTAPFKAVAEACEVDNSIFNMPLLLFVALIGATVGGLLARQRKGELRRLNEQLRQINAALKRQAKIESYAPTLSYAPVVGRISEEDIIVDPRKEELISCLKSGKNFLRNQEHEKAFLKFQTAWELAKSLKDPIEEKKAARGLGASLQRQGKYRDAIKYHSMVLAISDREREESGNTEAYGAIADCYTELGDLEKAGKFYDKYIARLEKD from the exons ATGGCATCCATGATAATCCATTGCTCTTGCTTTCTTACTCCTCCAAGCTTATTCACCAAGCCCCAATTTCATG GGAAGAAGCTGTCATCTTTTATATGTAAAGTAGAAAATTTTGGATCATCCTTCAAAGATGTTAATGAGCCGGTTGAGATTCATCGTCTATTCCGAGAAACGGGTGAGCGGCATTTACCCCATCTCCAAGAGTCAGTCGGAGATCGGGTCTCGGATCGTATTTCATTGCATTACAATGAATTTGCACAACATTTAGCTGCTCTTGAG GGAGGTTTACAGTTAAGAGTTCCGATGACGGCATTTCTTGCAACTAACATCTTTATATATACGGCTCCTTTCAAAGCCGTGGCGGAAGCATGTGAAGTGGATAACTCGATTTTCAACATGCCTTTACTTCTATTTGTAGCCCTTATCGGTGCGACAGTGGGAG GATTGCTTGCACGGCAAAGGAAAGGGGAACTACGGCGACTGAACGAGCAGCTGCGCCAAATCAATGCTGCTCTAAAGAGGCAGGCAAAGATAGAGTCATATGCTCCCACACTGAGTTACGCACCTGTTGTCGGAAGAATATCGGAAGAGGACATAATCGTGGATCCGAGAAAAGAAGAGTTGATTTCTTGTTTGAAGAGTGGGAAGAACTTTTTAAGGAATCAAGAACACGAGAAGGCTTTTCTCAAGTTTCAAACAGCCTGGGAGCTTGCTAAGAGTCTAAAAGATCCTATCGAGGAGAAAAAGGCTGCTCGGGGTTTAG GTGCTTCATTGCAAAGGCAAGGCAAATATCGAGACGCCATTAAATACCATTCGATGGTTTTAGCAATCTCCGATCGAGAAAGAGAGGAATCAGGAAACACGGAAGCTTACGGAGCGATCGCCGATTGTTACACCGAGCTCGGAGACCTCGAAAAAGCAGGTAAATTCTATGATAAATATATTGCTAGGTTAGAAAAAGACTGA
- the LOC108458449 gene encoding protein FLUORESCENT IN BLUE LIGHT, chloroplastic-like isoform X2: MASMIIHCSCFLTPPSLFTKPQFHGKKLSSFICKVENFGSSFKDVNEPVEIHRLFRETGERHLPHLQESVGDRVSDRISLHYNEFAQHLAALELRVPMTAFLATNIFIYTAPFKAVAEACEVDNSIFNMPLLLFVALIGATVGGLLARQRKGELRRLNEQLRQINAALKRQAKIESYAPTLSYAPVVGRISEEDIIVDPRKEELISCLKSGKNFLRNQEHEKAFLKFQTAWELAKSLKDPIEEKKAARGLGASLQRQGKYRDAIKYHSMVLAISDREREESGNTEAYGAIADCYTELGDLEKAGKFYDKYIARLEKD, translated from the exons ATGGCATCCATGATAATCCATTGCTCTTGCTTTCTTACTCCTCCAAGCTTATTCACCAAGCCCCAATTTCATG GGAAGAAGCTGTCATCTTTTATATGTAAAGTAGAAAATTTTGGATCATCCTTCAAAGATGTTAATGAGCCGGTTGAGATTCATCGTCTATTCCGAGAAACGGGTGAGCGGCATTTACCCCATCTCCAAGAGTCAGTCGGAGATCGGGTCTCGGATCGTATTTCATTGCATTACAATGAATTTGCACAACATTTAGCTGCTCTTGAG TTAAGAGTTCCGATGACGGCATTTCTTGCAACTAACATCTTTATATATACGGCTCCTTTCAAAGCCGTGGCGGAAGCATGTGAAGTGGATAACTCGATTTTCAACATGCCTTTACTTCTATTTGTAGCCCTTATCGGTGCGACAGTGGGAG GATTGCTTGCACGGCAAAGGAAAGGGGAACTACGGCGACTGAACGAGCAGCTGCGCCAAATCAATGCTGCTCTAAAGAGGCAGGCAAAGATAGAGTCATATGCTCCCACACTGAGTTACGCACCTGTTGTCGGAAGAATATCGGAAGAGGACATAATCGTGGATCCGAGAAAAGAAGAGTTGATTTCTTGTTTGAAGAGTGGGAAGAACTTTTTAAGGAATCAAGAACACGAGAAGGCTTTTCTCAAGTTTCAAACAGCCTGGGAGCTTGCTAAGAGTCTAAAAGATCCTATCGAGGAGAAAAAGGCTGCTCGGGGTTTAG GTGCTTCATTGCAAAGGCAAGGCAAATATCGAGACGCCATTAAATACCATTCGATGGTTTTAGCAATCTCCGATCGAGAAAGAGAGGAATCAGGAAACACGGAAGCTTACGGAGCGATCGCCGATTGTTACACCGAGCTCGGAGACCTCGAAAAAGCAGGTAAATTCTATGATAAATATATTGCTAGGTTAGAAAAAGACTGA
- the LOC108460894 gene encoding oligouridylate-binding protein 1B-like translates to MQHQRLKQQQQALMQQALMQQQSLYHPGILAPPQIEPIPSGNLPPGFDPSTCRSVYVGNIHTQVTEPLLQEVFASTGPVEGCKLVRKEKSSYGFIHYFDRRSAALAILSLNGRHLFGQPIKVNWAYASGQREDTSGHFNIFVGDLSPEVTDAMLFACFSVYPSCSDARVMWDQKTGRSRGFGFVSFRNQQDAQSAINDLSGKWLGSRQIRCNWATKGVSSSDDKQSSDAKSVVELTNGSSEDGKETTNNEAPESNPQYTTVYVGNLAPEVTQVELHYHFHALGAGVIEEVRVQRDKGFGFVRYCTHAEAALAIQLGNTHSFLCGKQIKCSWGSKPTAPGTSSNPLPPPAATPLAGLSATDLLAYERQLAMNKMGGVHALMHPQGQHPLKQAAMGVGAAGASQAIYDGGFQNVAAAQQLMYYQ, encoded by the exons ATGCAGCACCAGAGGCTGAAGCAACAGCAACAAGCCTTGATGCAACAAGCTCTTATGCAACAACAGTCTCTTTATCACCCAGGCATCTTAGCTCCTCCTCAG ATAGAGCCAATCCCAAGTGGAAATCTGCCTCCTGGTTTTGATCCAAGTACTTGCCGCAGTGT GTATGTCGGAAACATCCATACACAAGTGACTGAACCACTACTCCAAGAGGTTTTTGCAAGTACCGGTCCCGTTGAAGGCTGCAAGCTTGTCAGAAAGGAAAAG TCATCATATGGATTCATCCACTACTTCGACCGCAGATCAGCTGCTCTTGCCATATTATCTCTAAATGGAAGGCATTT ATTTGGACAGCCAATCAAGGTCAATTGGGCATATGCTAGTGGTCAGAGAGAGGATACATCAG GACACTTTAACATTTTTGTTGGGGATCTCAGTCCTGAGGTTACTGATGCAATGCTGTTTGCGTGCTTTTCTGTCTATCCTAGTTGTTC GGATGCGAGGGTAATGTGGGATCAGAAAACTGGGCGTTCAAGAGGATTTGGGTTTGTATCATTTCGAAACCAGCAG GATGCACAAAGTGCAATTAACGACTTAAGTG GAAAATGGCTTGGCAGTCGACAAATTCGTTGTAACTGGGCGACAAAGGGTGTCAGTAGCAGTGATGACAAGCAGAGCTCTGATGCCAAAAGCGTGGTAGAACTAACCAATGGCTCATCAG AGGATGGTAAAGAGACGACCAATAATGAGGCTCCTGAGAGTAATCCTCAATATACTACGGTTTATGTCGGCAATCTTGCTCCAGAG GTCACGCAAGTAGAACTCCACTATCACTTCCATGCTCTCGGTGCTGGGGTGATTGAGGAGGTCCGTGTCCAGCGTGATAAAGGCTTTGGCTTTGTGAGATACTGTACTCATGCTGAGGCAGCTTTGGCTATTCAACTGGGGAACACACACTCATTTCTATGTGGCAAGCAAATTAAG TGTTCTTGGGGCAGCAAGCCTACAGCACCTGGGACAAGTTCAAACCCCCTTCCCCCACCTGCCGCCACACCTTTAGCCGGGCTTTCTGCCACTGACCTTTTAGCTTATGAGCGACAACTAGCCATGAACAAAATGGGTGGTGTTCACGCACTAATGCATCCTCAAGGACAACACCCTCTCAAACAAGCGGCAATGGGAGTTGGTGCTGCTGGAGCAAGCCAGGCCATATATGACGGTGGATTCCAGAACGTGGCGGCTGCCCAGCAACTAATGTACTATCAGTGA
- the LOC108458752 gene encoding pollen receptor-like kinase 3 has product MAAIVTSLRFFRPFLFVLLLLLLSLLLRLVCAVSDSQALLKLKESFDNAGGGALDSWNSDSVPCNKEGHWKGLLCFNGILMGLRLEGMGLSGKIDIDALLLIKELRSFSVINNSFTGNIPEINRLGYLKSLFLSKNKFSGEIPSDFFAGMRSLKKVWLSDNKFSGKIPDSLSKLSRLIHLRLENNQFSGEIPDFHKQNLISINLSNNKLEGEIPSSLSKFKANVFAGNPGLCGSQLGIDCGRDDKNDIKKIIAAVITLGVMLLAMIVFFVMKWRGKKRKSAPGAADVERGSPNEPVEIQVSLPATIREVGRKTASHQAWPGNYHGMVRGGAVPELVMVNDEKGVFGLPSLMKATAQVLGNSALGSSYKATMSNGFAVVVKRTKEMNSIGKDEFDVMAKRLGKLKHPNVLTPLAYHYRVEEKLFVYDYVANGSLLYLLHGDHETSSSALDWPTRLKIVQGIAEGLDHIHVELASLDVPHGNLKSSNVLLGPDNQPLHSEYGFCSMVSTEGANTLIAYKTPEAIQHGKVCHKSDVYCLGIIILEILTGKFPSQYLDNGEGGIDVVHWVTTTTYEGKQANLFDPEIASGSKSLQEMEKLLQIGSLCTQASPDERLDLKKAIKMIQDIRVDNDTPESESDPQAITIQVSPSVQDEVGDAKSNSDLSSNQESNV; this is encoded by the exons atggccgccattgTTACTTCTTTAAGGTTTTTCAGaccatttctctttgttttattgttattgttgttGTCGTTGTTGTTGAGATTGGTGTGTGCAGTGTCGGATTCCCAAGCTCTGTTGAAGCTTAAGGAATCTTTCGACAATGCCGGTGGTGGCGCTCTTGATTCTTGGAACTCTGATTCTGTACCTTGTAATAAAGAGGGTCATTGGAAAGGTTTACTTTGTTTTAATGGGATATTAATGGGTTTACGCCTTGAAGGGATGGGATTATCAGGGAAGATCGACATTGATGCTTTGCTtttgattaaagaattgagaTCTTTTAGTGTTATAAACAATTCTTTCACCGGAAACATACCGGAAATCAATCGTTTGGGTTATTTGAAATCTTTGTTCTTGTCGAAAAACAAGTTTTCCGGTGAAATACCGTCAGATTTTTTCGCCGGAATGAGATCGTTGAAAAAAGTTTGGTTGTCGGATAATAAATTTTCCGGAAAAATCCCGGATTCTTTGTCTAAACTTTCCCGTCTTATCCATTTACGCCTCGAGAATAATCAATTTTCCGGCGAAATCCCGGATTTTCATAAGCAAAATTTGATTTCCATCAATCTGTCGAACAATAAACTCGAAGGGGAGATTCCTTCAAGTTTATCGAAATTCAAAGCAAATGTATTTGCAGGGAATCCAGGTCTTTGTGGATCACAATTAGGGATTGATTGCGGACGAGACGATAAAAACGACATTAAGAAGATCATTGCTGCTGTAATAACGTTAGGTGTTATGCTTCTTGCAATGATTGTCTTCTTTGTAATGAAATGGAGAGGAAAGAAGCGAAAGAGTGCCCCCGGGGCTGCTGACGTCGAAAGGGGAAGTCCCAATGAGCCGGTTGAAATCCAAGTTTCGTTGCCGGCCACCATCAGAGAAGTAGGTCGAAAGACGGCGAGCCATCAGGCATGGCCTGGTAATTACCATGGGATGGTCCGTGGTGGTGCGGTGCCCGAGCTAGTTATGGTGAATGACGAAAAGGGTGTGTTTGGTTTGCCGAGTTTGATGAAAGCAACAGCCCAAGTACTAGGAAACAGTGCGCTCGGGTCGTCCTATAAGGCCACAATGTCGAACGGTTTTGCCGTGGTTGTGAAAAGGACCAAAGAGATGAATTCAATAGGTAAAGATGAGTTTGATGTCATGGCTAAAAGGCTTGGGAAGCTTAAACATCCTAATGTTTTGACACCTTTGGCTTACCATTACCGGGTCGAAGAAAAGCTTTTCGTTTACGACTACGTCGCCAATGGCAGCTTGCTTTACCTATTACACG GTGATCACGAAACATCATCTTCTGCACTTGATTGGCCTACGAGACTAAAAATAGTGCAAGGAATCGCCGAGGGACTTGATCATATTCACGTTGAACTTGCTTCTCTTGATGTGCCTCATGGCAATCTTAAATCGAGCAATGTTCTGCTTGGTCCAGATAACCAACCGTTGCATTCGGAGTACGGGTTTTGTTCGATGGTAAGCACCGAAGGGGCGAATACCCTAATTGCTTACAAGACCCCTGAAGCTATACAACATGGAAAAGTATGTCATAAAAGTGATGTATATTGCTTAGGAATCATCATTCTCGAGATCCTTACAGGGAAATTCCCTTCTCAATATCTCGACAACGGTGAAGGTGGAATCGATGTAGTCCATTGGGTGACAACGACAACTTACGAAGGTAAGCAAGCTAATCTATTTGATCCAGAGATCGCTAGTGGCTCGAAATCGCTTCAAGAAATGGAGAAACTCCTTCAAATAGGCTCGCTTTGCACGCAAGCAAGCCCAGACGAGAGATTAGACTTGAAAAAAGCCATTAAAATGATACAAGATATAAGAGTAGACAACGACACCCCCGAGTCGGAGTCTGATCCTCAAGCTATAACAATCCAAGTTTCACCATCTGTTCAAGACGAAGTTGGTGATGCAAAATCAAACAGCGACTTGTCTAGCAACCAAGAAAGCAACGTGTGA